The following are encoded together in the Parambassis ranga chromosome 20, fParRan2.1, whole genome shotgun sequence genome:
- the ccny gene encoding cyclin-Y isoform X1: MGNTTSCCVSSSPKHRRSNHSRLEPYRPEPELSREDTGCNLQHISDRENLDDLPMEYNPSDHPRASTIFLSKSQTDVAVPNKRVREKRKSLYINHFTHISENKHHPGPVRRKYSSCSTIFLDDSTVSQPNLKYTIKCVALAIYYHIKNRDADGRMLLDIFDEKLHPLSKSEVPADYDKHDPEQKQIYRFVRTLFSAAQLTAECAIVTLVYLERLLTYAEIDICPANWKRIVLGAILLASKVWDDQAVWNVDYCQILKDITVEDMNELERQFLELLQFNINVPSSVYAKYYFDLRSLAEANNLSFPLEPLSRDKAQKLEAISRLCDDKYKDLRKLAKKRSVSADNLSVVRWCPAIIS, translated from the exons ATGGGGAATACAACCTCCTGCTGCGTGTCGTCGAGCCCCAAACACCGAAGGAGCAACCACTCCAGGCTGGAGCCCTACCGGCCGGAGCCGGAGCTGAGCCGAGAGGACACGGGCTGCAACCTCCAGCACATCAGCGACAGAGAAAATCTAGACG ATCTACCAATGGAGTACAATCCCTCAGATCATCCCCGGGCCAGTACCATCTTTCTTAGCAAGTCACAAACTGATG ttgcTGTGCCCAACAAGAGAg TTAGAGAAAAGCGGAAGAGCCTTTATATCAACCAT TTCACTCACATTTCGGAGAACAAG CATCATCCAGGCCCGGTGAGACGGAAATACAGCTCATGTTCAACCATATTCCTTGATGACAGCACTGTCAGTCAGCCCAACCTCAAATACACCATCAAATG tGTAGCCCTTGCAATATACTACCACATAAAGAACAG aGATGCTGACGGAAGAATGTTGCTAGACATTTTCGATGAGAAACTGCATCCGCTTTCG AAGTCTGAAGTTCCTGCTGACTATGACAAACACGACCCTGAGCAGAAGCAGATCTACCGCTTCGTCAGGACGCTGTTCAGTGCTGCACAGCTCACTGCTGAGTGTGCCATCGTCACTTtg GTGTATTTGGAGAGGCTCCTGACCTACGCTGAGATCGACATTTGCCCAGCCAACTGGAAGCGCATCGTGTTAGGAGCCATCCTTCTGGCTTCTAAGGTCTGGGACGACCAGGCAGTCTGGAATGTCGACTACTGCCAAATTCTCAAGGATATCACTGTGGAGGACAT GAATGAATTGGAGCGACAGTTCTTGGAGCTGCTGCAGTTCAACATTAACGTGCCATCCAGCGTTTACGCCAAGTATTACTTTGACCTGCGCTCGCTGGCCGAGGCCAACAACCTCAGCTTCCCCCTGGAGCCCCTCAGCAGGGACAAGGCCCAGAAACTAGAG GCCATCTCACGGTTGTGTGATGACAAGTACAAGGACTTGAGGAAACTGGCCAAGAAGCGGTCGGTGAGCGCAGACAACCTGTCGGTGGTGCGGTGGTGTCCGGCCATCATTTCCTAA
- the ccny gene encoding cyclin-Y isoform X2, translating to MGNTTSCCVSSSPKHRRSNHSRLEPYRPEPELSREDTGCNLQHISDRENLDDLPMEYNPSDHPRASTIFLSKSQTDVREKRKSLYINHFTHISENKHHPGPVRRKYSSCSTIFLDDSTVSQPNLKYTIKCVALAIYYHIKNRDADGRMLLDIFDEKLHPLSKSEVPADYDKHDPEQKQIYRFVRTLFSAAQLTAECAIVTLVYLERLLTYAEIDICPANWKRIVLGAILLASKVWDDQAVWNVDYCQILKDITVEDMNELERQFLELLQFNINVPSSVYAKYYFDLRSLAEANNLSFPLEPLSRDKAQKLEAISRLCDDKYKDLRKLAKKRSVSADNLSVVRWCPAIIS from the exons ATGGGGAATACAACCTCCTGCTGCGTGTCGTCGAGCCCCAAACACCGAAGGAGCAACCACTCCAGGCTGGAGCCCTACCGGCCGGAGCCGGAGCTGAGCCGAGAGGACACGGGCTGCAACCTCCAGCACATCAGCGACAGAGAAAATCTAGACG ATCTACCAATGGAGTACAATCCCTCAGATCATCCCCGGGCCAGTACCATCTTTCTTAGCAAGTCACAAACTGATG TTAGAGAAAAGCGGAAGAGCCTTTATATCAACCAT TTCACTCACATTTCGGAGAACAAG CATCATCCAGGCCCGGTGAGACGGAAATACAGCTCATGTTCAACCATATTCCTTGATGACAGCACTGTCAGTCAGCCCAACCTCAAATACACCATCAAATG tGTAGCCCTTGCAATATACTACCACATAAAGAACAG aGATGCTGACGGAAGAATGTTGCTAGACATTTTCGATGAGAAACTGCATCCGCTTTCG AAGTCTGAAGTTCCTGCTGACTATGACAAACACGACCCTGAGCAGAAGCAGATCTACCGCTTCGTCAGGACGCTGTTCAGTGCTGCACAGCTCACTGCTGAGTGTGCCATCGTCACTTtg GTGTATTTGGAGAGGCTCCTGACCTACGCTGAGATCGACATTTGCCCAGCCAACTGGAAGCGCATCGTGTTAGGAGCCATCCTTCTGGCTTCTAAGGTCTGGGACGACCAGGCAGTCTGGAATGTCGACTACTGCCAAATTCTCAAGGATATCACTGTGGAGGACAT GAATGAATTGGAGCGACAGTTCTTGGAGCTGCTGCAGTTCAACATTAACGTGCCATCCAGCGTTTACGCCAAGTATTACTTTGACCTGCGCTCGCTGGCCGAGGCCAACAACCTCAGCTTCCCCCTGGAGCCCCTCAGCAGGGACAAGGCCCAGAAACTAGAG GCCATCTCACGGTTGTGTGATGACAAGTACAAGGACTTGAGGAAACTGGCCAAGAAGCGGTCGGTGAGCGCAGACAACCTGTCGGTGGTGCGGTGGTGTCCGGCCATCATTTCCTAA
- the ccny gene encoding cyclin-Y isoform X4 produces MGNTTSCCVSSSPKHRRSNHSRLEPYRPEPELSREDTGCNLQHISDRENLDDLPMEYNPSDHPRASTIFLSKSQTDVREKRKSLYINHHHPGPVRRKYSSCSTIFLDDSTVSQPNLKYTIKCVALAIYYHIKNRDADGRMLLDIFDEKLHPLSKSEVPADYDKHDPEQKQIYRFVRTLFSAAQLTAECAIVTLVYLERLLTYAEIDICPANWKRIVLGAILLASKVWDDQAVWNVDYCQILKDITVEDMNELERQFLELLQFNINVPSSVYAKYYFDLRSLAEANNLSFPLEPLSRDKAQKLEAISRLCDDKYKDLRKLAKKRSVSADNLSVVRWCPAIIS; encoded by the exons ATGGGGAATACAACCTCCTGCTGCGTGTCGTCGAGCCCCAAACACCGAAGGAGCAACCACTCCAGGCTGGAGCCCTACCGGCCGGAGCCGGAGCTGAGCCGAGAGGACACGGGCTGCAACCTCCAGCACATCAGCGACAGAGAAAATCTAGACG ATCTACCAATGGAGTACAATCCCTCAGATCATCCCCGGGCCAGTACCATCTTTCTTAGCAAGTCACAAACTGATG TTAGAGAAAAGCGGAAGAGCCTTTATATCAACCAT CATCATCCAGGCCCGGTGAGACGGAAATACAGCTCATGTTCAACCATATTCCTTGATGACAGCACTGTCAGTCAGCCCAACCTCAAATACACCATCAAATG tGTAGCCCTTGCAATATACTACCACATAAAGAACAG aGATGCTGACGGAAGAATGTTGCTAGACATTTTCGATGAGAAACTGCATCCGCTTTCG AAGTCTGAAGTTCCTGCTGACTATGACAAACACGACCCTGAGCAGAAGCAGATCTACCGCTTCGTCAGGACGCTGTTCAGTGCTGCACAGCTCACTGCTGAGTGTGCCATCGTCACTTtg GTGTATTTGGAGAGGCTCCTGACCTACGCTGAGATCGACATTTGCCCAGCCAACTGGAAGCGCATCGTGTTAGGAGCCATCCTTCTGGCTTCTAAGGTCTGGGACGACCAGGCAGTCTGGAATGTCGACTACTGCCAAATTCTCAAGGATATCACTGTGGAGGACAT GAATGAATTGGAGCGACAGTTCTTGGAGCTGCTGCAGTTCAACATTAACGTGCCATCCAGCGTTTACGCCAAGTATTACTTTGACCTGCGCTCGCTGGCCGAGGCCAACAACCTCAGCTTCCCCCTGGAGCCCCTCAGCAGGGACAAGGCCCAGAAACTAGAG GCCATCTCACGGTTGTGTGATGACAAGTACAAGGACTTGAGGAAACTGGCCAAGAAGCGGTCGGTGAGCGCAGACAACCTGTCGGTGGTGCGGTGGTGTCCGGCCATCATTTCCTAA
- the ccny gene encoding cyclin-Y isoform X3 codes for MGNTTSCCVSSSPKHRRSNHSRLEPYRPEPELSREDTGCNLQHISDRENLDDLPMEYNPSDHPRASTIFLSKSQTDVAVPNKRVREKRKSLYINHHHPGPVRRKYSSCSTIFLDDSTVSQPNLKYTIKCVALAIYYHIKNRDADGRMLLDIFDEKLHPLSKSEVPADYDKHDPEQKQIYRFVRTLFSAAQLTAECAIVTLVYLERLLTYAEIDICPANWKRIVLGAILLASKVWDDQAVWNVDYCQILKDITVEDMNELERQFLELLQFNINVPSSVYAKYYFDLRSLAEANNLSFPLEPLSRDKAQKLEAISRLCDDKYKDLRKLAKKRSVSADNLSVVRWCPAIIS; via the exons ATGGGGAATACAACCTCCTGCTGCGTGTCGTCGAGCCCCAAACACCGAAGGAGCAACCACTCCAGGCTGGAGCCCTACCGGCCGGAGCCGGAGCTGAGCCGAGAGGACACGGGCTGCAACCTCCAGCACATCAGCGACAGAGAAAATCTAGACG ATCTACCAATGGAGTACAATCCCTCAGATCATCCCCGGGCCAGTACCATCTTTCTTAGCAAGTCACAAACTGATG ttgcTGTGCCCAACAAGAGAg TTAGAGAAAAGCGGAAGAGCCTTTATATCAACCAT CATCATCCAGGCCCGGTGAGACGGAAATACAGCTCATGTTCAACCATATTCCTTGATGACAGCACTGTCAGTCAGCCCAACCTCAAATACACCATCAAATG tGTAGCCCTTGCAATATACTACCACATAAAGAACAG aGATGCTGACGGAAGAATGTTGCTAGACATTTTCGATGAGAAACTGCATCCGCTTTCG AAGTCTGAAGTTCCTGCTGACTATGACAAACACGACCCTGAGCAGAAGCAGATCTACCGCTTCGTCAGGACGCTGTTCAGTGCTGCACAGCTCACTGCTGAGTGTGCCATCGTCACTTtg GTGTATTTGGAGAGGCTCCTGACCTACGCTGAGATCGACATTTGCCCAGCCAACTGGAAGCGCATCGTGTTAGGAGCCATCCTTCTGGCTTCTAAGGTCTGGGACGACCAGGCAGTCTGGAATGTCGACTACTGCCAAATTCTCAAGGATATCACTGTGGAGGACAT GAATGAATTGGAGCGACAGTTCTTGGAGCTGCTGCAGTTCAACATTAACGTGCCATCCAGCGTTTACGCCAAGTATTACTTTGACCTGCGCTCGCTGGCCGAGGCCAACAACCTCAGCTTCCCCCTGGAGCCCCTCAGCAGGGACAAGGCCCAGAAACTAGAG GCCATCTCACGGTTGTGTGATGACAAGTACAAGGACTTGAGGAAACTGGCCAAGAAGCGGTCGGTGAGCGCAGACAACCTGTCGGTGGTGCGGTGGTGTCCGGCCATCATTTCCTAA
- the LOC114453406 gene encoding cAMP-responsive element modulator-like, giving the protein MAVTGDETETGSTGDMTSYQLGNPTSSIPQKTSGPHHSQTSLEEALKKRELRLMKNREAARECRRKKKEYVNCLEKRMEILENQNKTLIAEIKALKDIYHHKE; this is encoded by the exons ATGGCTGTGACTGGGGATGAGACAGAAACAG GCTCCACGGGTGATATGACAAGCTACCAGCTGGGTAACCCCACCTCCAGCATCCCCCAGAAGACATCAGGCCCCCACCACTCCCAGACATCTCTAGAGGAGGCCTTAAAGAAGAGGGAGCTCCGCTTAATGAAGAACAG GGAAGCCGCCCGGGAGTGTCGACGAAAGAAGAAGGAATACGTCAATTGCCTCGAAAAACGCATGGAAATTCTCGAAAATCAGAACAAGACTCTGATAGCGGAGATCAAAGCTTTAAAAGACATCTATCACCACAAAGAATGA